One Streptomyces umbrinus genomic window, ATCATGAAGGCCTGGCCGCTGGTGTGCATGACCGCGTGCGCGAACTCGTGGGTGCGGTCGCTGATCCGCTTGAGGATCTCCAGGCACACCACCGCGCGCATCTCCGCGCCGGCGTCGCGCCACGCGCGCTGCCCCGCGCGCATGGCGGGCAGCAGGGTGTCGACGTCCGCGTGCGGGTACGTGACGCCCAGCTCGATTCCGTACGGCGAGACCTCGCCGCCCACCCAGTCGTCGGTGCCGGGCTGGCCGAGGTCGAGACGGCCGCCCAGGAGGGCGTCGAAGGCGGCCTTGCCCGCCGCCATGTCCAGGCTGCCGTTCTCCCCGTACGCCTTGGGGTGTTCGGGGTGTGGCGACCAGTACGCGCGCGTGCGGATCGCTTCCAGCGCCTGGTCGAGGGTGGGCCGGTGCTGTTCGATCAGCTGGTGCGCGGTGAGTTCGGCGGCCATGAGGGACCAACTCCTCGTCTCATGAGCTCTCCGTCGAGCTCACGACGTGGGCAGGAACGGGCGGACAGAGTTAGAGTAACCGAACGATCGGTCGGGACAAGGGGGTCCGCTGAACCTGTGGACAACCCCGTGCGGGAGGATCGCGAGCATGACAGCACTCGACCTCGCCGGCCCCGTGGCCGTCGTCGGTACCGGCACCATGGGCCAGGGCATCGCTCAGGTCGCGCTCGTCGCGGGCCACCCCGTACGGCTGTACGACGCCGTGCCGGGCCGTGCGCAGGCCGCGGCCGACGCGATCGCCGCCCGCCTCGACCGGCTCGTCGAGAAGGACCGGCTGACCGGCGCCGAACGGGACGCCGCCCGTGCCCGTCTGCGCCCCGCGGAGAGCCTCGCCGACCTCGCCGACTCGGGCCTGGTCGTCGAAGCCGTCCTGGAGCGCCTGGACGTCAAACAGCAGCTGCTGCGCGAGCTGGAGGACGTCGTCGACGACGACTGCCTGCTCGCCACCAACACCTCCTCCCTGTCGGTGACCGCGATCGGCGGCGCCCTGCGCAACCCCGGCCGTTTCGTGGGGCTGCACTTCTTCAACCCGGCGCCGCTGCTGCCCCTCGTGGAGGTCGTCTCCGGATTCGCGACCGACGTCACGTCGGCCACGCGCGCGTACGAGATGGCCCGCGCCTGGGGGAAGACCCCGGTCGCCTGCGCCGACACGCCGGGCTTCATCGTCAACCGCATCGCGCGGCCCTTCTACGCCGAGGCCTTCGCGGTCTACGAGGCACAGGCCGCCGACCCCGCCACGATCGACGCGGTCCTGCGCGAGTCGGGCGGCTTCAGGATGGGCGCCTTCGAACTGACCGACCTGATCGGCCAGGACGTCAACGAGTCCGTCACGCGCTCCGTGTGGGAGGCCTTCTTCCAGGACGTGCGGTTCACGCCCTCGCTGGCCCAGCGCAGGCTCGTCGAGTCCGGCCGCCACGGCCGCAAGTCGGGGCACGGCTGGTACGACTACGGGGACGAGGGCGAGCGTCCCGAGCCGCACACCGCAGAAAAGGTCCAGCCGCCCGCGTACGTCGTCGCCGAGGGCGATCTGGGCCCCGCGTCCGAGCTGCTCGCGCTGATCCGCGAGGCGGGCATCCAGGTCCGCGAGGACGAGGAGGACCATGGCACCCGGCTGGTGCTGCCGAGCGGCGGCCAGCTGGCCCTCGCGGACGGCCAGACCGCCGTCGAGTTCCGTGACGTCGTCTACTTCGACCTGGCGCTCGACTACCGCCGGGCGTCCCGGATCGCCCTGTCCCATTCGCAGGACACCCAGACCCAGACCCTCGCCGAGGCCACCGGGCTCTTCCAGGCGCTCGGCAAGGACGTCAGCGTCATCGGGGACGTGCCCGGCCTGATCGTCGCCCGCACGGTGGCCCGCATCGTCGACCTGGCGCACGACGCCGTCGCCAAGGGAGTGGCCACCGAGGAGGACATCGACACGGCGATGCGCCTGGGCGTCAACTACCCCCTGGGACCCTTCGAATGGAGCCGCAGACTGGGCAGGAGCTGGGCCTACGACGTCCTGGACGACCTGCACATGCGCGACCCGTCGGGGCGTTACGCGCCGTCCCTCGCGCTCTACCGCCACGCGTACGCCTCCGAGAAGCGGGAGGGCACCCCATGACCACCGCCAAGCGTGACACCTACACCCCGGAGACGCTGCTCTCAGTGGCCGTGCGGGTCTTCAACGAGCGCGGCTACGACGGCACCTCCATGGAGCACCTCTCCAAGGCCGCGGGCATCTCCAAGTCGTCGATCTACCACCACGTCACGGGCAAGGAGGAGCTGCTGCGCCGGGCCGTCAGCCGGGCGCTCGACGGCCTCTTCGGGATCCTCGACGAGGAGCACGCGCGCGTGGGGCGTGCCGTGGAGCGTCTGGAGTACGTCACCCGGCGCATGGTCGAGGTCCTCACCGCCGAGCTGCCGTACGTGACGCTGCTGCTGCGCGTGCGCGGCAACACCGACGCCGAGCGGTGGGCCCTGGAGCGGCGCCGGGACTTCGACCACCGGGTGGCCGAGCTCCTGCGGGCCGCGGCCGCCGACGGGGACGTACGCGTCGACGTGGAGTTCCGGCTCGCGACGCGGCTGGTCTTCGGGATGATCAACTCGATCGTGGAGTGGTACCGCCCCGACGGGCGGGGCATGGGCGAGCGCGAGGTCGCCGACGCGGTGGTGCGGCTGGTCTTCGGGGGGCTCCGGCAGGAGGACTGAGGCGCGGGAAGAGCCCGCAGCCTCCAAAAGCGCGGGTCACCCCTGCGGCTCCAGGTCCTCCTCCTCGAACACCAGCAGCGTCCGTGTGCTGAGCACCTCGGGGATGGCCTGGAGCCGGGTGAGCACCAGCTCGCGCAGCGCCCTGTTGTCGGGCGTGTGCACCAGAAGCAGGACGTCGAAGTCCCCGCCCACCAGCGCGATGTGGGAGGCCCCCGGTAGCGCCCTCAGCTGTTCGCGCACGGTGCGCCAGGAGTTCTGCACGATCTTGAGGGTGATGTACGCCGACGTGCTGTGCCCCGCGCGCTCGTGGTTGACGCGGGCACCGAAGCCGCGGATCACACCGTCCTCGATGAGGCGGTTGATGCGGGCGTAGGCGTTCGCGCGCGACACGTGGACGCGCTCGGCGACGGACCGTATCGAGGCGCGGCCGTCCGCCTGGAGCATCTGGAGGATGTCCTGATCGATGGCGTCCAGCGGGCGCGGCGGCGGCAGGGAGGATCCGGCCTCCGGCCCCTCGGCCATTTGTTCAGGTGCCATGTCCCCCCGCCTCCCTACCATGGACGTACTGCGTCCATCTCAGGCTGTGGAGAACCGTTTGTCCACAGCCTGGAGGTGCCTGTAGCCAAAATGTGCCGACGACCGAACAATCGGTAGGTGAGGCGCGTCACTCTCGGCACGTCTCTCGAAGCCGCCCCCACGAGGAGGTGCCGACATGACGGTCATGGAGCAGCGAGGCGCATACCGGCCGACCCCGCCGCCCGCCTGGCAGCCCCGCACCGACCCCGCGCCGCTGCTGCCCGACGCGCTGCCCCACCGCGTCCTCGGCACCGAGGCGGCCGAGCGGGTCGACCCGGAGCTCCTGCGCCGGCTGTACGCGGAGCTGGTGCGCGGCCGCCGCTACAACGCGCAGGCCACGGCCCTCACCAAGCAGGGCCGCCTCGCCGTCTACCCCTCATCGACCGGCCAGGAGGCCTGCGAGGTCGCCGCCGCGCTCGTCCTCGAAGAGCGCGACTGGCTCTTCCCCAGCTACCGCGACACGCTCGCCGCCGTCGCCCGCGGCCTCGACCCCGTCCAGGCGCTGACCCTGCTGCGCGGCGACTGGCACACCGGCTACGACCCGCACGAGCACCGGATCGCGCCCCTGTGCACGCCGCTCGCGACCCAGCTCCCGCACGCCGTGGGCCTCGCGCACGCCGCCCACCTCAAGGGCGACGACGTGGTCGCGCTCGCCCTGGTCGGCGACGGCGGCACCAGCGAGGGCGATTTCCACGAGGCACTGAACTTCGCCGCCGTCTGGCGGGCCCCGGTCGTCTTCCTCGTACAGAACAACGGCTTCGCGATCTCCGTTCCGCTCGACAAGCAGACCGCGGCCCCGTCGCTGGCCCACAAGGCCGTCGGCTACGGGATGCCCGGCCGCCTGGTCGACGGCAACGACGCAGCCGCCGTGCACGAGGTCCTCAGCGACGCCGTCGCCCACGCGCGCGCGGGTGGCGGTCCGACGCTCGTGGAGGCGGTCACGTACCGCATGGAGGCGCACACGAACGCCGACGACGACAAGCGCTACCGCGGCGACTCCGAGGTCGAGGCCTGGCGCGCGCACGACCCGATCGCCCTCCTGGAGCACGAGCTGACCGAGCGCGGGCTGCTCGACGAGGCCGGGATGCGCGCCGCGCGCGAGGACGCCGAGGCGATGGCCGCGGACCTCCGCGAGCGCATGAACCAGGACCCGGCGCTCGACCCCATGGACCTCTTCGCGCACGTCTACGCCCAGCCCACGACGCAACTCCTGGAACAGGAGGCACAGTTGCGGGCCGAGCTGGACGCCGAGGCGCGCCACCACGAGAACGAGCACGAGTCGGAAGGAACGGCCCGATGACCACCGTCGCGCTGAAGCCGGCCACCATGGCGCAGGCCCTCGGGCGCGCCCTGCGGGACGCCATGGCCGACGACCCGACCGTGCACGTCATGGGCGAGGACGTCGGCACCCTCGGCGGCGTCTTCCGCGTCACCGACGGGCTCGCCAAGGAGTTCGGCGAGGACCGCGTCACGGACACGCCCCTCGCCGAGGCGGGCATCCTCGGCACGGCCGTCGGCATGGCCATGTACGGGCTCAGGCCGGTCGTGGAGATGCAGTTCGACGCCTTCGCCTACCCGGCCTTCGAGCAACTGATCTCGCACGTGGCCCGCATGCGCAACCGCACGCGCGGGGCGATGCCGCTGCCCATCACCGTGCGCGTGCCCTACGGGGGCGGCATCGGCGGCGTCGAGCACCACAGCGACTCCTCCGAGGCGTACTACATCGCGACCCCGGGCCTCCATGTCGTCACACCCGCGACGGTCGCCGACGCGTACGGGCTGCTGCGCGCCGCCATCGCCTCCGACGACCCGGTGGTCTTCCTCGAACCGAAGCGTCTGTACTGGTCGAAGGACACCTGGAACCCGGACGAGCCGCAGGCCGTGGACCCGATCGGCCGCGCGGCCGTGCGGCGCCACGGCCGCAGCGCCACGCTCATCACGTACGGGCCGTCGGTGCCCGTCTGCATGGAGGCCGCCGAGGCGGCGCGCGCCGAGGGCTGGGACCTCGAAGTCGTCGACCTGCGCTCCCTGGTGCCGTTCGACGACGAGACGGTCTCCGCGTCCGTACGACGCACCGGGCGGGCCGTGGTCGTACACGAGTCGGGCGGCTTCGGCGGGCCCGGCGGGGAGATCGCCGCGCGGGTCACCGAGCGGTGCTTCCACTACCTGGAGGCGCCGGTGCTGCGCGTGGCAGGGTTCGACATCCCGTATCCGCCGCCGATGCTGGAGCGCCACCATCTGCCCGGTGTCGACCGGATCCTGGACGCGGTGGCGCGGCTGCAGTGGGAGGCACAGAGCTGATGGCCCAGGTTCTGGAATTCAAGCTGCCCGACCTCGGCGAGGGGCTCACCGAGGCCGAGATCGTCCGCTGGCTCGTCCAGGTGGGCGATGTCGTCGCCGTCGACCAGCCCGTCGTCGAGGTCGAGACGGCCAAGGCGATGGTCGAGGTCCCCTGCCCGTACGGAGGCGTGGTCACGGCCCGCTACGGCGAAGAGGGCACCGAACTGCCCGTCGGCTCCCCGCTGCTGACGGTCGCGGTGGGGGCACCGGCCTCCGGCGCACTGGGTTCCGGCCCGCTCGCCTCCGACTCCGGGGACGAGGACAAGGACGAAGGCTCCGGGAACGTACTCGTGGGCTACGGCACACAGGCGCCTCCGGCGCGACGCGGACGGTTGCGGCCGCCCGGGGCCGGGGCGGCTCCGGGGCGGCGCTCACCGGGTTCGCCCGAGGGCGGGCCGGGCTCGGGACGGCATGGCGGTGCTGGAGCCGGCGCCGGATCGGCCGGAAGCCGTCGCGCTGGGTTCCCGGACCCCGACCTGGCCGCCGTGGGCGCGCCCACGGCGCTCGCCGGGTCCGGCACCGCCCCCCGTCGTCCCGTACAGGACGAGGAGCCGGTCGCGGACGGGACCGATGCCGACGCCGGGCGTCGGGCCGACGGCCCCGTGCCGGTGATCTCCCCGCTCGTGCGCAGGCTGGCCCGGGAGAGCGGGCTCGACCTGCGGGAGCTGGCGGGCTCGGGTCCCGACGGGCTGATCACGCGCGCGGACGTCGAGCACGCCGCGCGGGCCGCCGCGTCGGCCCCGACCGCCGCGCGGCCACCACAGGCCGCGGCGCCCGCGCCCGCACCGGCCCAGTCGCCCACAGCCACGCACGCGCGTGGCACCCGCGTCCCGCTCAAGGGCGTCCGAGGTGCCGTCGCCGACAAGCTCTCCCGGAGCCGGCGCGAGATCCCGGACGCGACCTGCTGGGTCGACGCCGACGCCACGGAACTGATGCACGCGCGCGTGCGGATGAACGAGGCAGGCGGGCCGAAGATCTCCCTGCTCGCACTCCTCGCCCGTATCTGCACCGCCGCGCTGGCCCGATTCCCCGAGCTCAACTCGACGGTCGACATGGAAGCCCGGGAGGTCGTCCGGCTCGACGCGGTGCACCTCGGGTTCGCCGCGCAGACCGAGCGCGGGCTCGTCGTGCCGGTGGTGAAGGACGCGCACGCACGGGACGCGGAGTCCCTGAGCGCGGAGTTCGCCCGGCTCACCGAGGCGGCACGGACCGGGACGCTCACACCGGCGGAACTCACCGGGGGGACCTTCACGTTGAACAACTACGGGGTGTTCGGCGTCGACGGCTCCACGCCGATCATCAACCACCCCGAGGCGGCCATGCTCGGCGTCGGCCGGATCGTCCCCAAGCCCTGGGTGCACGAGGGCGAGCTGGCGGTGCGGCAGGTCGTGCAGCTCTCGCTCACCTTCGACCACCGGGTGTGCGACGGCGGCACGGCGGGCGGATTCCTCCGGTATGTGGCGGACTGCGTGGAACAGCCGACGGTCCTGCTGCGGACCCTGTAGCCCGCTCGGCCCGTACGACCTCGTCACCACCCCCGTCCACATGCTGTGCGCGGGGGTGGAAATGATCCATCGGGCGCTCATACTCGGGGGGTGACCGCGTACGAGCGTCCCAGCGCACCCGGTTCCGTCGGCGCACCCGGTTCCTCCATCGGGCCCGGTTCCTACGGCGCACTCGGTGCGGACGGCCGGGACACGGACGGCCATGACGCCGTCGTGCTCGCCGGCGGCTCCGCCCGTCGCCTCGGCGGGGCGGACAAGCCCGGCGTTCGCGTGGGCGGCCGCGCGCTGCTCGACCGCGTCCTGGCCGCCTGCTCGGGCGCGGCCGTCACCGTGGTCGTCGCGGAGCCCCGGCCCACCGCGCGTCCGGTGGAGTGGGCGCGCGAGGACCCACCCGGCGCGGGTCCATTGGCCGCCCTCGACGCCGGCCTCCGGCACACCACGGCCGCGTACGTCGTGGTGCTCTCCGCCGATCTGCCGTTCCTGGACGAGAAGACGGTCGAGCTGCTGCTGACCAGTCTTCAAGAGGCAGGCACGGAGGGCGCGTTGCTCACCGACTCCGGCGGCCGCGACCAGCCACTGGTGGCCGCGTACCGGAGTGCGTCGCTGCGCCGCGAACTGGCGGCCCTCCGTACCGAGCACGGCGAACTGACCGGGCTGCCGCTGCGCCGGCTCACCGGTGCGCTCGAACTGACCCGTATCACCGACCCCGTCGCGTCCTTCGACTGCGACACCTGGGACGACATCGCCGCCGCCCGGGCACGTATCAGGGAGCATGGGCACGTGTTGGATGAATGGATCACCGCAGTCAAGGACGAGCTCGGCATCGACCTGGACGTCGACACCGGCACCCTGCTCGACCTCGCCCGCGATGCCGCGCACGGCGTGGCCCGCCCGGCGGCACCGCTGACCACGTTCCTCGTGGGGTACGCGGCCGCGCAGGCCAAGGGGGGCCCAGAGGCGGTCGCGGAGGCCGCCCGAAAGGCGACGGCACTGGCATTGCGCTGGGCGGCGGAGGCGGACGACGGCACCGCACCACCCCCGACGGCCCCGTCCGGCACCAGCACCGAGACCGGGACCGGGGCCGGGACCGGGACCGGCAGAGGGTCCGGCACCGGTTCTGAGACCGCCTCTCCCGAAGCCCGTCCGGACGCCGGATGACCGCCCCGGGGAAGTACGAGGAGGTCGACCTCGACGACCTCGACGTGGAGGAGGCCCTCGCCCTGGCCAAGGAAGGCGGTGCACAGGTGCCCGACGGCTCCGGAGCCACTGGAGGTTCTCCCGCCGTGCCCCAGCCGTCACCGCGGGGCGGCAGCCGGGAGCACGGGCAACACACCGCCGACGGAACCGCCGCAGGAACGGCCGACGGACCCTCCCGTGCCCACACGGCCAAGCACGGCCACCACAGGGCGACCCCCTGGCCCGAGGCCCGCGCCCTCGCCGGGCGGGCCCCCCGCCGGCCGGACGCCCCCGTCTCCGTATCCCTCGACGCCGCGCTGGGCCTCGTCCTCGCCGCTCCCCTCGCCGCCCTCACGGACCTCCCGTCGTTCGACACCTCCGCGATGGACGGCTGGGCCGTCGCCGGGCCGGGGCCCTGGGACGTCCGGGCCGAGGGAGTCCTCGCGGGTCATGCCGAGCCCGAGCGCCTCACCGACGGAGAGGCCGTCCGTATCGCGACCGGCGCGCGGATCCCGCAGGACGTCACCGCGGTGATCCGCAGCGAGCACGGCCGCACCGACGAGAAGGAACGGCTCCACGCGACCCGGGAGGTCGTGCCCGGGCAGGACATCCGTCCCCGGGGCCAGGAGTGCCGCTCCGGCGATCCCCTGCTGCAGCGCGGCACCGTGGTCACCCCGGCCGTGCTCGGGCTGGCCGCGGCCGCCGGATACGACACCGTCTCGGCCCTCCCCCGGCCCCGTGCCGAAGTCCTCGTCCTCGGCGACGAGTTGCTCACCGAGGGCCTGCCCCACGACGGACTGATCCGGGACGCGCTCGGCCCGATGCTGCCGTCCTGGCTGCGTGCTCTCGGCGCGGACGTCATCGCCGTACGCAGGCTCGGTGACGCCGCCGAAGCCCTCCGCAAGGCCCTGAAGAACTCCGACGCCGACCTCGTCGTCACGACCGGCGGCACCGCTGCGGGCCCTGTCGACCATGTGCACCCCACCCTGCGCCGCATCGGCGCCGAACTCCTGGTGGACGGCGTCAAGGTGCGCCCCGGCCATCCCATGCTCCTGGCCCGCACCAAGGAGAACCAGCACCTCGTCGGCCTCCCCGGCAACCCCCTCGCCGCCGTCTCCGGCCTGCTCACGCTCGCCGAACCCCTGCTGCGCACCCTCGCGGGACGCGCGGCCCCGGAGACCTACACGCTGCCCCTGAAGGAGACCGTGCACGGCCACCCGTACGACACCCGGCTGATCCCCGTCGTCCTGCGCGAGGACCGGGCCGTGCCGCTGCACTACAACGGACCGGCCATGCTGCGGGGCATCGCCGTGGCCGACGCGCTCGCGGTCGTGCCGCCCGGCGGGGCGCGCCCCGGCCAGGAGCTGGAGATTCTCGACCTGCCCTGGGCGACGGCCGGGATCGGGGTGTGTTTCACGTGAAACTTCCGGGCCAGGACGCCATCGCCCGTCACGCGGACGAACGCATCGTCACCCGCCGGGTGAAACTGCCTCGCCGACGGGTGGAACATCCGCTGAGGCAGGTCGCCAAGCGGGTGACCATCGCACTGCTTGTCCTGGTTGGCACCGCCCTCATCGTCTACGCCGACCACGACGGCTACAACGACAACTCGGACGGCTCGGTCGACCTGCTCGATGCCTTCTACTACGCGACCGTCACGCTCTCCACCACCGGATACGGCGACATCACCCCCGTCAGTGACGCCGCCCGGTTCACCAATATCTTCGTGATCACGCCCTTGCGCGTGATGTTCCTGATCATCCTGGTCGGCACCACTCTCGAGGTCCTCACCGAACGCACCCGGGAGGAGTGGCGACTGAACCGCTGGAGGACCGCTTTGAGGGAGCACACCGTTGTCATCGGGTTCGGCACGAAAGGCCGCTCGGCGATTCAGACCGTGTGCGCGACGGGGTTGAAGAAGGAGCAGGTCGTGGTCGTCGATCCCAACTTCAAGGTGATCGACGCGGCGACGGCGGACGGATACGCGGGCGTGGTCGGCGACGCCACCCGCAGTGACGTACTGATCCGCGCCGAGGTCCAGCGGGCCCGGCAGATCATCATCGCGACCCAGCGCGACGACACCGCCGTGCTCGTCACGCTGACGGCCCGGCAACTCAACCGTGGGGCGAAGATCGTGGCCGCCGTGCGTGAGGAGGAGAACGCGCCGCTGCTCAAGCAGTCCGGCGCCGATGCCGTCATCACCAGCGCCAGCGCGGCAGGCCGCCTCCTCGGTCTCTCCGTGCTCAGCCCCAGCGCGGGCATGGTCATGGAGGATCTCATCCAGCAGGGCAGCGGCCTCGACATCGTCGAACGGCCCGTCATAAAGGCCGAGGTGGGCAAGGGCGTCCGCGAGACCGAAGACCTGGTGGTCAGCGTCGTACGAGGACACCGCGTCCTCGGCTACGACGATCCCGCCATCGGCAAGCTGCAGTTGACGGACCGTCTGATCACCATCGTCCGCGTCACCCCGCACACCCAGGTCGCACCGGACATGAGGCCACTGAGGCAGGACTAGAGGCAGGACAGGGGCAGGACCAGCGGCAGGGCCGGAGGCCCGGAGTAGCCTCGCCGACATGCGAGCGATCACTATTCCTGAACCTGGTGGGCCCGAGGCGCTGGTGTGGGACGAGGTCCCGGATCCGGTGCCCGGAGAGGGCGAAGTGCTGGTCGAGGTGGCGGCGAGCGCGGTGAACCGTGCCGATCTGCTGCAGCGGCAGGGGTTCTACGATCCGCCGCCCGGCGCGTCCCCGTACCCAGGCCTCGAATGCTCCGGGCGGATCGCGGCGGTCGGTGCCGGGGTGTCGGGGTGGGCCGTCGGGGACGAGGTGTGTGCGCTGCTCTCGGGCGGCGGGTACGCCGAGAAGGTGGCCGTGCCGGCCGGGCAGTTGCTGCCCGTGCCGGAGGGGGTCGGGCTCGACAAGGCGGCCGCGCTGCCCGAGGTGACCTGCACGGTCTGGTCCAACGTCTTCATGATCTCCCACCTCCGCCCCGGCGAGACGCTGCTGGTGCACGGCGGGGCGAGCGGCATCGGCACCATGGCGATCCAGCTGGCCAAGGCCGTCGGCGCGAAGGTCGCCGTCACCGCGGGCAGCAAGGAGAAGCTGGACTTCTGCGCCGAGCTCGGCGCGGACGTGCTGATCAACTACCGCGAGCAGGACTTCGTCGAGGAGATCAAGGCCGCCACCGACGGGGCCGGCGCCGACGTCATCCTCGACAACATGGGCGCCAAGTACCTGGACCGCAACGTCAAGGCCCTCGCGGTCAACGGACGGCTCGCGATCATCGGCATGCAGGGCGGCATCAAGGGCGAGCTGAACATCGCGACGCTCCTGGGCAAGCGCGGCGCCGTCACCGCGACCTCGCTGCGCGCCCGTCCCGCCGGGGAGAAGGCGGCGATCGTCGCGGCCGTACGGGAGCATGTCTGGCCGCTGGTCTCCGCAGGTCACGTACGTCCGGTGGTCGACCGCGAGCTGCCGATGAGCGCCGCGGCCGCGGCGCACCGGGTGCTGGAGGAGAGCGGGAACATCGGGAAGGTGCTGCTCACGCTCCCGTAGGACTCGACGGCCGGGGCGGTGCTGAGGCGGGCCGCGGCCCGCCTCAGCTTCGTCGTACGCGCAGTGCGACGAACGCGAGGCCGAGGCCCAGGCCGATGAGGACCAGTCCGCTGCCGAGGGGCAGGACCCGCAGGACGGGTTCCGTGGCGCGTACGGGGCGGCCGGCGGCCTGCTCGGCATCGACGGGCGGGTGGGACGTGGGCGCGGTGTTCCCGTGCGTCTCGGGGGCGACAGCGCCCTCCGACCGCTCGCCCTCCGACTGCTCGTCGTCCGCTGGCCCGTCCGGGTGACCGACCCCGACGTCCTCTTCCGGAGCTTCTTCCTGCGCCTCGTCCTGCGCTTCCTCCGCGTCCTGCTCTTCCTGTGTCTCCTCCGTCGGCGCGGGTGACCGGCCAGGCCGCTCGCGGCCCTCTCCGGCCCGGCTGCCTGCCCGTGACTCGCCGGGCGCGGGTTTCGTAGGAGGGGACGTACGGGACGGCGTACGAGATCGGAGCGGGGCCCGCCAGCAGGACCAGCAGCAGGCCTGTCACGCGCAGGGGGCGGAGCCATGGAGTCACGTCGGTGACCCCCTCCTGGTGCGAAGGAACCAAGATCGACGGCACCAGAGTCACACGGGGCGCCCGCACCGGCATCTCGATCGTCCGGGTGCCGACGCGATCGCCCTCAGTGACACCCTTGGCGGGCACAGATGTACGGGGTAGAGATACCGGTTATGTCGATACGTCACGGTCTGCTGGCGCTTCTGGAGCGTGGGCCCCGCTACGGTTCGCGGCTGCGCACCGAGTTCGAGGCGCGCACCGGCTCCACCTGGCCGCTGAACATCGGCCAGGTCTATACGACGCTGGGCCGGCTGGAGCGGGACGGTCTGGTCGTACAGCAGGGCGCGGACGAGGCCGGACACGTGCTGTACGCGCTGACGGACGCGGGCCGGGCCGAGCTGCGGTCCTGGTTCACGCGTCCGGTGGAGCGCACGAACCTGCCGCGTGACGAGCTGGCGATCAAG contains:
- a CDS encoding 3-hydroxyacyl-CoA dehydrogenase, encoding MTALDLAGPVAVVGTGTMGQGIAQVALVAGHPVRLYDAVPGRAQAAADAIAARLDRLVEKDRLTGAERDAARARLRPAESLADLADSGLVVEAVLERLDVKQQLLRELEDVVDDDCLLATNTSSLSVTAIGGALRNPGRFVGLHFFNPAPLLPLVEVVSGFATDVTSATRAYEMARAWGKTPVACADTPGFIVNRIARPFYAEAFAVYEAQAADPATIDAVLRESGGFRMGAFELTDLIGQDVNESVTRSVWEAFFQDVRFTPSLAQRRLVESGRHGRKSGHGWYDYGDEGERPEPHTAEKVQPPAYVVAEGDLGPASELLALIREAGIQVREDEEDHGTRLVLPSGGQLALADGQTAVEFRDVVYFDLALDYRRASRIALSHSQDTQTQTLAEATGLFQALGKDVSVIGDVPGLIVARTVARIVDLAHDAVAKGVATEEDIDTAMRLGVNYPLGPFEWSRRLGRSWAYDVLDDLHMRDPSGRYAPSLALYRHAYASEKREGTP
- the pdhA gene encoding pyruvate dehydrogenase (acetyl-transferring) E1 component subunit alpha, encoding MTVMEQRGAYRPTPPPAWQPRTDPAPLLPDALPHRVLGTEAAERVDPELLRRLYAELVRGRRYNAQATALTKQGRLAVYPSSTGQEACEVAAALVLEERDWLFPSYRDTLAAVARGLDPVQALTLLRGDWHTGYDPHEHRIAPLCTPLATQLPHAVGLAHAAHLKGDDVVALALVGDGGTSEGDFHEALNFAAVWRAPVVFLVQNNGFAISVPLDKQTAAPSLAHKAVGYGMPGRLVDGNDAAAVHEVLSDAVAHARAGGGPTLVEAVTYRMEAHTNADDDKRYRGDSEVEAWRAHDPIALLEHELTERGLLDEAGMRAAREDAEAMAADLRERMNQDPALDPMDLFAHVYAQPTTQLLEQEAQLRAELDAEARHHENEHESEGTAR
- a CDS encoding NTP transferase domain-containing protein; translation: MTAYERPSAPGSVGAPGSSIGPGSYGALGADGRDTDGHDAVVLAGGSARRLGGADKPGVRVGGRALLDRVLAACSGAAVTVVVAEPRPTARPVEWAREDPPGAGPLAALDAGLRHTTAAYVVVLSADLPFLDEKTVELLLTSLQEAGTEGALLTDSGGRDQPLVAAYRSASLRRELAALRTEHGELTGLPLRRLTGALELTRITDPVASFDCDTWDDIAAARARIREHGHVLDEWITAVKDELGIDLDVDTGTLLDLARDAAHGVARPAAPLTTFLVGYAAAQAKGGPEAVAEAARKATALALRWAAEADDGTAPPPTAPSGTSTETGTGAGTGTGRGSGTGSETASPEARPDAG
- a CDS encoding dihydrolipoamide acetyltransferase family protein, which translates into the protein MAQVLEFKLPDLGEGLTEAEIVRWLVQVGDVVAVDQPVVEVETAKAMVEVPCPYGGVVTARYGEEGTELPVGSPLLTVAVGAPASGALGSGPLASDSGDEDKDEGSGNVLVGYGTQAPPARRGRLRPPGAGAAPGRRSPGSPEGGPGSGRHGGAGAGAGSAGSRRAGFPDPDLAAVGAPTALAGSGTAPRRPVQDEEPVADGTDADAGRRADGPVPVISPLVRRLARESGLDLRELAGSGPDGLITRADVEHAARAAASAPTAARPPQAAAPAPAPAQSPTATHARGTRVPLKGVRGAVADKLSRSRREIPDATCWVDADATELMHARVRMNEAGGPKISLLALLARICTAALARFPELNSTVDMEAREVVRLDAVHLGFAAQTERGLVVPVVKDAHARDAESLSAEFARLTEAARTGTLTPAELTGGTFTLNNYGVFGVDGSTPIINHPEAAMLGVGRIVPKPWVHEGELAVRQVVQLSLTFDHRVCDGGTAGGFLRYVADCVEQPTVLLRTL
- a CDS encoding alpha-ketoacid dehydrogenase subunit beta, with product MTTVALKPATMAQALGRALRDAMADDPTVHVMGEDVGTLGGVFRVTDGLAKEFGEDRVTDTPLAEAGILGTAVGMAMYGLRPVVEMQFDAFAYPAFEQLISHVARMRNRTRGAMPLPITVRVPYGGGIGGVEHHSDSSEAYYIATPGLHVVTPATVADAYGLLRAAIASDDPVVFLEPKRLYWSKDTWNPDEPQAVDPIGRAAVRRHGRSATLITYGPSVPVCMEAAEAARAEGWDLEVVDLRSLVPFDDETVSASVRRTGRAVVVHESGGFGGPGGEIAARVTERCFHYLEAPVLRVAGFDIPYPPPMLERHHLPGVDRILDAVARLQWEAQS
- a CDS encoding TetR/AcrR family transcriptional regulator, with amino-acid sequence MTTAKRDTYTPETLLSVAVRVFNERGYDGTSMEHLSKAAGISKSSIYHHVTGKEELLRRAVSRALDGLFGILDEEHARVGRAVERLEYVTRRMVEVLTAELPYVTLLLRVRGNTDAERWALERRRDFDHRVAELLRAAAADGDVRVDVEFRLATRLVFGMINSIVEWYRPDGRGMGEREVADAVVRLVFGGLRQED
- a CDS encoding Lrp/AsnC family transcriptional regulator, coding for MAPEQMAEGPEAGSSLPPPRPLDAIDQDILQMLQADGRASIRSVAERVHVSRANAYARINRLIEDGVIRGFGARVNHERAGHSTSAYITLKIVQNSWRTVREQLRALPGASHIALVGGDFDVLLLVHTPDNRALRELVLTRLQAIPEVLSTRTLLVFEEEDLEPQG